From the genome of Pseudoxanthomonas sp., one region includes:
- a CDS encoding ABC transporter ATP-binding protein produces the protein MLEMRQVAKVYRTEQVETHALRSLDLHVREGEFVAVTGPSGSGKTTFLNIAGLLETFTGGQFLLDGQDVSHLGDDARSRLRNQKIGFIFQGFNLIPDLNLFDNVDVPLRYRGMPAAERRQRIEDALARVGLGSRMKHFPAELSGGQQQRTAIARALAGSPRLLLADEPTGNLDSQMARGVMELLEEINRQGTTIIMVTHDPELAARAQRNVHIVDGMATDLSVEPALMRAAHAAEANASA, from the coding sequence ATGCTTGAGATGCGCCAAGTCGCCAAGGTCTACCGCACCGAACAGGTGGAAACGCATGCGCTGCGTTCCCTGGACCTGCATGTCCGCGAGGGGGAGTTCGTCGCGGTCACCGGACCGTCGGGATCCGGCAAGACCACCTTCCTCAACATCGCCGGCCTGCTGGAAACCTTCACCGGCGGGCAGTTCCTGCTCGATGGGCAGGACGTCAGCCATCTGGGCGACGACGCGCGCTCGCGTCTGCGCAACCAGAAGATCGGCTTCATCTTCCAGGGCTTCAACCTGATCCCGGACCTCAACCTGTTCGACAACGTCGACGTGCCGCTGCGCTACCGCGGCATGCCGGCGGCCGAGCGCAGGCAGCGCATCGAGGACGCGCTGGCGCGCGTGGGCCTGGGCTCGCGCATGAAGCACTTCCCGGCCGAACTGTCGGGCGGACAGCAGCAGCGCACCGCGATCGCGCGCGCGCTGGCGGGCAGCCCGCGCCTGCTGCTGGCCGACGAACCGACCGGCAACCTCGACTCGCAGATGGCGCGCGGCGTGATGGAGCTGCTGGAAGAGATCAACCGTCAGGGCACCACCATCATCATGGTCACGCACGACCCCGAACTGGCGGCACGCGCGCAGCGCAACGTGCACATCGTGGACGGCATGGCCACCGACCTGTCGGTGGAGCCGGCGCTGATGCGTGCGGCGCACGCCGCCGAAGCCAACGCATCCGCGTAG
- a CDS encoding efflux RND transporter periplasmic adaptor subunit, producing the protein MIRDTSAQDRVLSASQTRPAWRRWVWPAAGGALLLVGIVFAARGWLAGTASVDGARLRIAEVTRGDLVRDIAADGRVIAANSPTLYAVAGGVVTLKVVAGDKVTKGQPLAEIDSPELRSKLAQEQTTLAGLEAESSRATLDASVTRANAQKALDQAEIERQAAERTLQRYQRGFEGGAVPQVDVLEAQDNLRKAEIALAHARKDAGLQGQGAGLDARNKQLLAQRQRAVVTEVQRQVDALTLRAPFDGQVGQIQAVQRSNVAINAPVLSVVDLSVFEVEIKVPESFARDLAIGMPATLTSAGQPYPGEISAVSPEVVGGEVVTRLRFSDKQPPGLRQNQRLAARILMDTRRNVLMVERGPFLEQGGGRYAYVMDGSSAVRRPVQLGVSSLSNIEVLGGLQAGDKVVVSGSDLFGDAERVSVN; encoded by the coding sequence ATGATTCGGGACACCTCCGCCCAAGACCGTGTACTCAGTGCCTCGCAGACCCGACCGGCCTGGCGCCGCTGGGTGTGGCCCGCCGCCGGCGGCGCCCTGCTGCTGGTCGGCATCGTCTTCGCCGCGCGCGGCTGGCTGGCGGGCACCGCATCGGTGGACGGCGCACGCCTGCGCATCGCCGAGGTGACCCGCGGCGACCTGGTCCGCGACATCGCCGCCGACGGCCGCGTCATCGCCGCCAACAGTCCGACCCTGTACGCCGTCGCCGGCGGCGTGGTCACGCTGAAGGTCGTGGCCGGCGACAAGGTCACCAAGGGCCAGCCGCTGGCCGAGATCGACAGTCCCGAACTGCGCAGCAAGCTGGCGCAGGAGCAGACCACGCTGGCCGGGCTGGAAGCCGAATCCAGCCGCGCCACCCTCGACGCCAGCGTCACCCGCGCCAACGCGCAGAAGGCGCTGGACCAGGCCGAGATCGAGCGCCAGGCCGCCGAGCGCACGCTGCAGCGCTACCAGCGCGGCTTCGAAGGCGGCGCGGTGCCGCAGGTCGACGTGCTGGAAGCGCAGGACAACCTGCGCAAGGCCGAGATCGCGCTGGCCCATGCCCGCAAGGACGCCGGCCTGCAGGGCCAGGGCGCCGGCCTGGATGCGCGCAACAAGCAGCTGCTGGCCCAGCGCCAGCGTGCCGTGGTGACCGAGGTGCAGCGCCAGGTCGACGCGCTGACGCTGCGCGCCCCGTTCGATGGCCAGGTCGGCCAGATCCAGGCCGTGCAGCGCTCCAACGTGGCCATCAACGCGCCGGTGCTGAGCGTGGTGGACCTGTCGGTGTTCGAAGTCGAGATCAAGGTGCCGGAGAGCTTCGCCCGCGACCTCGCCATCGGCATGCCGGCCACGCTGACCAGCGCCGGCCAGCCGTACCCGGGCGAGATCTCCGCAGTGTCGCCGGAAGTGGTGGGCGGCGAAGTCGTCACCCGCCTGCGCTTCTCCGACAAGCAGCCGCCCGGCCTGCGCCAGAACCAGCGCCTGGCCGCCCGCATCCTGATGGACACGCGCCGCAACGTGCTGATGGTCGAACGGGGCCCGTTCCTGGAACAGGGCGGCGGTCGCTACGCCTATGTCATGGACGGCAGCTCCGCCGTACGCCGCCCGGTGCAGCTGGGCGTCAGCAGCCTGAGCAACATCGAAGTGCTGGGCGGCCTGCAGGCCGGCGACAAGGTCGTCGTCTCCGGCAGCGACCTGTTCGGCGATGCCGAGCGGGTGTCGGTCAATTGA
- the glmS gene encoding glutamine--fructose-6-phosphate transaminase (isomerizing), whose protein sequence is MCGIVGAIADRDVVPVLIEGLKRLEYRGYDSAGIAVVDRQDVRRVRRTGRVAEMEGAAAAEGFNANLGIGHTRWATHGGVTEANAHPHISHGVALVHNGIIENHEEQREKLRALGYVFESQTDTEVIAHLMHHHLQGGDDLLGALQWTVKELTGAYALAVVSRKEPDRMVCARMGCPLLIGVGEGENFIASDVSAIIQATRRVIFLEEGDTAEVTRESVKVFDGKDQPIQRDVHVSDVSLASLELGPYRHFMQKEIHEQPRAIADTIEAVVDGGFSPTLFGANAEVALKDIEGVQILACGTSYYAGMTARYWLEAIAGVPCNVEIASEYRYRAAYANPKHLIVTISQSGETLDTMEALKYAKSLGHEHTLSICNVPESAIPRASELVCYTRAGAEIGVASTKAFTTQLAALFQLTVVLGKLRGKVTPEQEADYLEQLRHLPGSVQHALNLEPQIAAWAERFAPKSDALFLGRGLHYPIALEGALKLKEISYIHAEAYPAGELKHGPLALVDADMPVVVIAPNDVLLEKVKSNMQEVRARGGELFVFTDQDSHFSESEGVHVIRTPRHVGVLSPIVHTIPVQLLAYHTALARGTDVDKPRNLAKSVTVE, encoded by the coding sequence ATGTGCGGAATTGTGGGCGCGATCGCCGATCGCGATGTGGTGCCGGTACTGATCGAAGGACTGAAGCGGCTGGAATACCGGGGCTACGATTCCGCGGGCATCGCGGTGGTCGACCGGCAGGACGTGCGCCGCGTGCGCCGCACCGGCCGCGTGGCCGAGATGGAAGGCGCCGCCGCCGCCGAGGGCTTCAACGCGAATCTCGGCATCGGCCACACGCGCTGGGCCACCCACGGTGGCGTGACCGAGGCCAATGCGCATCCGCACATCAGCCACGGTGTGGCGCTGGTGCACAACGGCATCATCGAGAACCACGAGGAGCAGCGCGAGAAGCTGCGCGCGCTCGGCTACGTGTTCGAGTCGCAGACCGATACCGAAGTCATCGCCCACCTGATGCACCATCACCTGCAGGGTGGCGACGACCTGCTCGGCGCATTGCAGTGGACGGTGAAGGAACTGACCGGCGCCTACGCGCTGGCCGTGGTCAGCCGCAAGGAGCCGGACCGCATGGTCTGCGCGCGCATGGGCTGCCCGTTGCTGATCGGCGTGGGCGAGGGCGAGAACTTCATCGCCTCGGATGTGTCGGCGATCATCCAGGCCACGCGTCGCGTGATCTTCCTGGAAGAGGGCGACACCGCCGAAGTCACGCGCGAAAGCGTCAAGGTCTTCGACGGCAAGGACCAGCCGATCCAGCGCGACGTGCACGTCTCCGACGTGTCGCTGGCCTCGCTGGAACTGGGCCCGTACCGCCATTTCATGCAGAAGGAAATCCACGAGCAGCCGCGCGCGATCGCCGACACCATCGAGGCCGTGGTCGATGGCGGCTTCTCCCCGACGCTGTTCGGCGCCAATGCCGAGGTGGCGCTGAAGGACATCGAGGGCGTGCAGATCCTCGCCTGCGGCACCAGCTACTACGCCGGCATGACGGCGCGCTACTGGCTGGAAGCCATCGCCGGCGTGCCGTGCAACGTCGAGATCGCCAGCGAATACCGCTACCGCGCCGCCTACGCGAACCCCAAGCACCTCATCGTCACCATTTCCCAGTCCGGCGAAACGCTGGACACGATGGAGGCGCTGAAGTACGCCAAGTCGCTGGGCCACGAGCACACGCTGTCGATCTGCAACGTGCCCGAGAGCGCCATCCCGCGCGCCAGCGAGCTGGTCTGCTACACGCGTGCCGGCGCCGAGATCGGCGTGGCCTCGACCAAGGCCTTCACCACCCAGCTGGCCGCGCTGTTCCAGCTGACCGTCGTGCTGGGCAAGCTGCGGGGCAAGGTCACGCCGGAACAGGAAGCCGACTACCTGGAGCAGTTGCGCCACCTGCCGGGCAGCGTGCAGCACGCCCTCAACCTGGAGCCGCAGATCGCGGCGTGGGCGGAACGCTTCGCGCCCAAGTCGGACGCGCTGTTCCTCGGCCGTGGCCTGCACTACCCGATCGCGCTGGAAGGCGCGCTCAAGCTGAAGGAAATCTCCTACATCCACGCCGAGGCCTATCCGGCAGGCGAGCTGAAGCACGGTCCGCTGGCGCTGGTCGACGCCGACATGCCGGTGGTGGTGATCGCGCCCAACGACGTGCTGCTGGAGAAGGTGAAGTCCAACATGCAGGAAGTGCGCGCGCGCGGCGGCGAGCTGTTCGTGTTCACCGACCAGGACAGCCACTTCAGCGAATCCGAAGGCGTGCACGTCATCCGCACCCCGCGCCACGTCGGCGTGCTCAGCCCCATCGTGCACACCATCCCCGTGCAGCTGCTGGCCTACCACACCGCGCTCGCGCGCGGCACCGACGTGGACAAGCCGCGCAACCTGGCGAAATCGGTGACGGTGGAGTAG
- a CDS encoding toxic anion resistance protein produces the protein MTTTNPEQMLLPAALSPQLLTDLGLESADIPRIQEATKALQDIAPGNLHTYGREATTKTSAFSTQLLDKVRNADLDSSGEKLGEVVRIARSLNLESFHGRSKLPILGPLIDRLRATKDDLVQRYSSTNRQIDQLMADVGKTQQIQQQRVREYDQMHDMVLDERRELGVHVAAGRVRIAELEAELASLSGLEDPESRTRRAALDTALRLIDKRVSDLQVLQHAATQTLPMIRLIQANAIQLIEKFSAVRDITIPMWRNQFAIQLSLADQRNAVELANAIDDASNELMRKNAELVHATAVGTARANQRSVIDIETLRTVNETLIRTVEEVREIHREGMAKRKQLSTELVDMREDLEKRLALPTTGTAAS, from the coding sequence ATGACGACGACGAATCCCGAACAGATGCTGCTCCCCGCCGCGCTGTCGCCGCAGCTGCTGACCGACCTGGGCCTGGAAAGCGCCGACATTCCGCGCATCCAGGAGGCCACGAAGGCGCTGCAGGACATCGCGCCCGGCAACCTTCACACCTACGGCCGCGAAGCGACCACCAAGACCAGCGCCTTCAGCACGCAACTGCTGGACAAGGTCCGCAACGCCGATCTGGACAGCAGCGGCGAGAAGCTGGGCGAGGTGGTGCGCATCGCGCGTTCGCTGAACCTGGAGTCCTTCCACGGCCGTTCCAAGCTGCCGATCCTCGGCCCGCTGATCGACAGGCTGCGCGCCACCAAGGACGACCTGGTGCAGCGCTACAGCTCGACCAACCGCCAGATCGACCAGCTGATGGCCGACGTCGGCAAGACCCAGCAGATCCAGCAGCAGCGCGTGCGCGAGTACGACCAGATGCACGACATGGTGCTGGACGAGCGCCGCGAACTCGGCGTGCACGTGGCCGCCGGCCGCGTCCGCATCGCCGAACTGGAAGCGGAACTGGCGTCGCTGTCCGGCCTGGAGGATCCGGAATCCCGCACCCGCCGTGCCGCGCTGGACACCGCGCTGCGCCTGATCGACAAGCGTGTGTCCGACCTGCAGGTACTGCAGCACGCGGCGACGCAGACGCTGCCGATGATCCGCCTGATCCAGGCCAACGCGATCCAGCTGATCGAGAAGTTCAGCGCGGTACGCGACATCACCATCCCGATGTGGCGCAACCAGTTCGCCATCCAGCTGTCGCTCGCCGACCAGCGCAACGCGGTGGAACTGGCCAACGCCATCGACGACGCCAGCAACGAACTGATGCGCAAGAACGCCGAGCTGGTGCACGCCACGGCCGTCGGCACCGCGCGCGCCAACCAGCGCTCGGTGATCGACATCGAGACCCTGCGCACCGTCAACGAGACGCTGATCCGCACGGTCGAGGAAGTGCGCGAGATCCACCGCGAAGGCATGGCCAAGCGCAAGCAGCTGTCCACCGAACTGGTGGATATGCGCGAAGATCTGGAAAAGCGATTGGCGCTGCCGACGACGGGCACCGCAGCTTCCTGA